Within bacterium, the genomic segment GTCTTCTTGGCAATCTCCTCTACACTTAATCCATTATCAGCCAATTCATAGATGAGCTTGTTAATTTCCTCTCTGGTGGTTTTGGAAGCTAAAGGAGGAATCTCTTCCCTTTTCTTTGTCCGAATTACAGGCTCTTGCTCAAACATTGTTGCGGATGTTATAAGTGATTCAAGACCTACAAGCCGTTTATGAACCTCGTCTACCAATTCCTTTACCTCCCTATGTCTTTTTTCAATTGTAGAGAGCCTTCCATCCTGCCTTTCTTCAAAACTAGAGAGCATATTTTCATAAGAAAGCTTGTGTTTATTGAACTCATTTTGAAGGGGCATTATAAACTCTGTTGCTGTCTGCCTTGCGAGGTCTTTAAAATTTAAGCCTTTTAATGATGAGAGGTTATTTATCTCAACATCCAATTGGGCAATAGATTTCTTTATCCCTTGATAGGCAAGCCCAAGCTCCCTTATCCTTGGTTCAAGGGAAGAAGAAACATCCTTTGCTATTTGGGAAAATACCTTTCCAGACCTTAATCCTTCTATAAATTCACCTGGAAGCATTCTTTCAATTTCCGATATTTGGGAAGATACTATTTTTGATGATTGCTTTAGGTTTTTAATCTCGTCTTCTATATCAGACGGAGGAATATGAAATAATGGTTTTTGTATCCTCCTTTCCCTTTTCATAAGATGGATAATGATAAGGAAGATAATGAGTAGTCCAGCAATAGAGGTTATTGCTAGGCTAAATATTATCCACAACGGTCTTTTTTTCTCCTCTGTTTGTAGAGGGCCAAATGTCTCAAAAGGCATTGTTTCTTCTTGAATCTGTGAAGGCTCTGTTGAAATTTCCTCTTTAGGTATAGGCTCTAATTTAGGCTCTTTCTTTGGTTTTACTATTCTTCCTCTTCTCTTCTCCCCTTCTCCCCTTCTCCCTTTCTCCGTTTCTTTAACAATTGGAATCTCCTCTATAATCTCAGGCTTGACAACCTCCTCCTTTTCCTTTAAGGAAAAGAGGTCTATCTTGGAATATACCAGAAAAGGAATAAGCAGGAAAAAAAAGGTTTTATTTTTGAGCTCTTCTTTTAGCTTCACGGATTTTCTCTTTAATTCCCCTTGCCGGAAATGGAAGAATTTTATCATCTGGCGTATAATCAACAGAAAGTTCAAGGACAAGGTTAAATTCTAAAAGGCTATTTTTAAAATCACCCTTTTTATAATAGGCATCACCTAAATTATCATGAAAAAATGCTATTAATGGTTCAAGCTCAACAGCCTTTTTAAATTGCGAGATTGCTTCATCTATTCTATCAAGGTAGTAATAGGCTAATCCCATATTATTATGGGCATTTGATGCACCCGGAGAAAGAGAAATTGCATTTTTGTATTCAACAATAGCCTTTTCAAGCATATCATAAGCCTTTTTTTCATTTTTTGTCTTAAGGTAATAAAATCCTCTAGCAAGAAGGGCATTTCCATACATAAAAAATACATCTGGTGTGCAAAGCCCAAATTCAATCGCCATTTTATAATCCTCAATTGATACGAAATCAGAATCCATAGGACTTGTATAATCAGCAAGCCTGAAATAGGCATTTCCCCTTGAATAATAAAATAAGGGGTTGTTTGATTCCAAAGAAATAGCCTTTGTAAATGCATCCTTTGCAGATTCTAATTCATCTTTGGAAAGCAAGGCACAGCCTAAAGAAAAATTAGCATCTGGCTCATCTGGTGCTAACTCTAGTGCTTTTTTAAGGTAAAAAATGGCATCATCAAATTTTTCTAGCTTAATGTATGCCTTGCCAATGGAAAGGTTTGCCTCAAGGTTTTCGGGGTCTATAGATAGAACATCCTTATAGGATGCCCCTGCTTTCTTATAATCCTCTTCCTCCATAAGGATTTGTGAAATTAAAAGCCTGCTTTTTGTATCATCTGGAGAAAGTAAAGATGCCTTTAAAAGGGCATTCTTTGCCTCTTTATTCATCTTTAGCCTATAATATGTCTTTCCAAGATAGAACCAGGAAAGAAAGCTATCAGGAAAGGCACTTGTAGCTTTTTTAAAATTAGAAAGGCTATCTTCTAAATTATTTTTGAAATAGCTATCTATTCCAAGGTTATAATATATATTTGTCTCACAAAAAATAAGACAAGGGATAAAAAGGAGAAAAAGGAATTTCTTCATTTTTTGCTAATTCTATCTTTTAAACAAGGTTATTGTCAAGATTTTTCTTCTTTTATGGCAACAAATGCCTCAAGGACATCGCCCTCTTTAATATCAGAATAAGGAATGCCTATTCCACACTCAACACCAGCTTTAACAAAAGGAACATCCTCCTTAAATCGCTTTAACGAGGTAATTGATGTCTCTATAATAGGTTCACCCCCTCTGATAATTTTTACCTTTGCACCCTGCTCTATTTTTCCTCCCTCAACAAAACAACCAGCTATTAATTTCTTCTCAATCTTAAATACCTTCTTTACAATTGCCCTTCCAATTCCCTTAAGCTCTACTTTTGGAGCAAGTAAGCCCAAAGCCGCCTTTTCTATCTCTTCTATTGCCTCATAGATAATATCGTATGTATATATTTTTACACCCTCTTTCTCAGCCAATGCTTTTATAGAGGCAGAAGGCTTAATATGAAAACCAATGATTATTCCATTTGCTGCCTTTGCAAACATTATATCCTGCTCAAGGATACCTCCACAACCTGAATGGAGGATTTTTATAGATACATTATTTAAAGGAAGCTCCTTTAAAGAAGAGCATAGTGCCTCGCAGGTTCCAGAGACATCTGTCCTTATAATTAAGGGAAGCTCTTTAACCTCGCCTTCTTCAATCTTTTTAAATAGCTCTTCCAGGCTAATCTTTGGCTTTTCAAAGCTCATTTGGGGTTCTTTCTTTTCCTTTAAAATAATATCTGCCTCCTCCTTGCTTATCACAAACAGTCTTTCTCCAGCCTCTGGAAGGGTTGAAAATCCTAATACCTCTACAGGCGTTCCCGCAGATGCCTCATTAAGCCTCCTTCCTATATCGTCAATCATAGCCCGAACCCTGCCAATATTAGAGGAAACAGCAAATGTATCCCTTATCTTTAAAACGCCGTCTTGAACAATAATGGTTCCAACAGGACCTAACCCCTTATCAATTCTTGATTCAATAATTGTTCCCCACCCCTTGTTTTTTGGATTATAAGATAAAGAGAGCATCTCTGCTTGAAGAAGAATCATTTCAAGAAGGTTATCAAGCCCCCTTTTTTCCTTTGCTGACACCTCACAAAAAATAGTATCGCCTCCCCATTTTTCATCAATAAGCCCATGATTTGCAACCTGTTGCCTTATTTTGTCAGG encodes:
- a CDS encoding tetratricopeptide repeat protein, which gives rise to MKKFLFLLFIPCLIFCETNIYYNLGIDSYFKNNLEDSLSNFKKATSAFPDSFLSWFYLGKTYYRLKMNKEAKNALLKASLLSPDDTKSRLLISQILMEEEDYKKAGASYKDVLSIDPENLEANLSIGKAYIKLEKFDDAIFYLKKALELAPDEPDANFSLGCALLSKDELESAKDAFTKAISLESNNPLFYYSRGNAYFRLADYTSPMDSDFVSIEDYKMAIEFGLCTPDVFFMYGNALLARGFYYLKTKNEKKAYDMLEKAIVEYKNAISLSPGASNAHNNMGLAYYYLDRIDEAISQFKKAVELEPLIAFFHDNLGDAYYKKGDFKNSLLEFNLVLELSVDYTPDDKILPFPARGIKEKIREAKRRAQK
- the infB gene encoding translation initiation factor IF-2, producing MQRSPVVTIMGHVDHGKTLLLDAIRNTRVVEGEAGGITQHIGAYKIKAKNGEITFIDTPGHSAFTAMRARGAKVTDIVVLVVAADDGIMPQTIEAINHAKASGVPIIVAINKIDLPSSNPDKIRQQVANHGLIDEKWGGDTIFCEVSAKEKRGLDNLLEMILLQAEMLSLSYNPKNKGWGTIIESRIDKGLGPVGTIIVQDGVLKIRDTFAVSSNIGRVRAMIDDIGRRLNEASAGTPVEVLGFSTLPEAGERLFVISKEEADIILKEKKEPQMSFEKPKISLEELFKKIEEGEVKELPLIIRTDVSGTCEALCSSLKELPLNNVSIKILHSGCGGILEQDIMFAKAANGIIIGFHIKPSASIKALAEKEGVKIYTYDIIYEAIEEIEKAALGLLAPKVELKGIGRAIVKKVFKIEKKLIAGCFVEGGKIEQGAKVKIIRGGEPIIETSITSLKRFKEDVPFVKAGVECGIGIPYSDIKEGDVLEAFVAIKEEKS